A stretch of Megalobrama amblycephala isolate DHTTF-2021 linkage group LG14, ASM1881202v1, whole genome shotgun sequence DNA encodes these proteins:
- the LOC125244304 gene encoding complement C1q-like protein 4, whose product MVTEQKAINQALEMRLTNAEQAVEQQTFILKELKKKNDDREIAFSASVMQSGSGFIGPFTNEITLTYRNVFTNIGNAYNPITGIFTAPLKGVYMFGISVYGRPGNAATAAIIKNGKQAVVADANQPQNVFSSSNGVVLLLEVGDVVYVRLWSDRRIFDDHNNLNTFSGYILFPL is encoded by the exons AtggttacagagcagaaagcaaTCAACCAAGCTTTAGAGATGCGATTGACGAATGCTGAGCAGGCTGTAGAACAACAGACATTTATCCTGAAAGAGCTGAAGAAGAAAAATGATG ATAGAGAGATTGCTTTTTCAGCTTCAGTGATGCAATCTGGCAGTGGATTTATTGGTCCTTTCACCAATGAAATCACATTAACCTACAGGAATGTCTTCACAAACATAGGCAATGCCTACAACCCAATTACAG GTATTTTCACAGCCCCACTAAAAGGAGTGTACATGTTCGGAATCTCTGTATATGGTCGTCCCGGAAATGCAGCAACTGCAGCTATTATTAAGAATGGAAAGCAGGCAGTTGTAGCAGATGCTAATCAGCCTCAGAATGTGTTCAGCTCCTCGAACGGAGTTGTGTTGCTCCTGGAGGTTGGAGATGTCGTCTATGTGAGACTTTGGTCTGACAGGAGGATATTTGATGACCATAATAACCTCAACACTTTcagtggttacatactgtttCCCTTATGA